The Noviherbaspirillum saxi genome includes a window with the following:
- the recN gene encoding DNA repair protein RecN, producing the protein MLRTLSIRDFVIVDSIELEFAPGFTVFTGETGAGKSILIDALALALGGRGDASVVREGAAKTDITAEFSTAPEIEDWLSEHEFGNEDGGVLMRRVIDNAGRSRAFINGVVATASQLRELGEMLVDIHGQHAHQSLLKTDAQRVLLDSQAGLLEDAKAVAFAYKSWRALARQREEFEANAKSVLLERERLEWQVGELEKLAVKPGEWAEISTEHSRLSHAASLIEGAQEALDVISESDTGPILSQLSSLVLKLGKLADIDNALKPVVEALEPARIQLQEAVYGLNDYLGRVELDPERLHAVEARLDAIHSTARKFRVAPDDLPQEYDSLSAQLRQLADASDLDAMRAQEEKLKDAYMNVAQKLSKARAKAAKALGQAVSAAMQDLSMAGGRFDVALNACEPAAYGIEQVEFLVAAHAGTSARPLAKVASGGELARISLAISVITSSATATPTLIFDEVDSGIGGGVAEVVGRLLKRLGQDRQVLCVTHLPQVASQANQHFQVSKRSSEGRTMSNIDALDAKTRIEEIARMLGGIEITATTRKHARELLAS; encoded by the coding sequence ATGTTGCGCACACTTTCGATACGCGATTTTGTCATTGTCGATTCGATCGAACTGGAATTCGCACCGGGCTTTACCGTGTTTACCGGCGAGACCGGCGCGGGAAAATCCATCCTGATCGATGCCCTCGCGCTTGCTCTTGGCGGGCGCGGGGACGCCAGCGTCGTGCGCGAAGGTGCGGCCAAGACCGACATCACCGCCGAGTTCAGTACTGCACCGGAGATCGAGGACTGGTTATCCGAACACGAATTTGGCAATGAAGACGGCGGAGTCCTGATGCGACGGGTGATCGACAATGCCGGCCGCTCCAGGGCATTCATCAACGGTGTCGTCGCGACTGCCTCGCAACTGCGCGAACTCGGCGAAATGCTGGTCGACATCCATGGTCAGCATGCGCACCAGTCGCTGCTCAAGACCGATGCACAGCGCGTGCTGCTGGATAGCCAGGCTGGCTTGCTGGAAGACGCAAAAGCCGTTGCCTTCGCCTACAAATCCTGGCGCGCGCTGGCCAGACAAAGAGAAGAATTCGAGGCGAATGCAAAGAGTGTGCTGCTGGAGCGAGAACGGCTGGAATGGCAGGTCGGCGAACTGGAAAAGCTGGCGGTCAAGCCGGGCGAATGGGCCGAAATCAGCACCGAGCACAGCCGGCTGTCGCATGCGGCCAGCCTGATCGAAGGGGCGCAGGAAGCGCTCGATGTGATATCGGAATCGGATACCGGCCCTATCCTGTCGCAATTATCTTCGCTGGTACTCAAGCTGGGAAAGCTGGCCGATATCGATAATGCGCTCAAACCGGTGGTCGAAGCGCTTGAGCCTGCACGCATCCAGTTGCAGGAAGCGGTGTATGGACTGAATGACTATCTCGGTCGCGTCGAACTTGATCCCGAGCGCCTGCATGCGGTTGAGGCCAGGCTGGATGCGATTCACTCCACTGCACGCAAATTCCGTGTCGCACCGGACGATTTGCCGCAGGAATACGACAGCCTCTCGGCCCAGCTCAGGCAGTTGGCGGATGCAAGCGATCTCGATGCAATGCGGGCACAGGAAGAGAAGCTCAAGGACGCCTACATGAACGTGGCGCAGAAGCTGTCCAAGGCGCGCGCCAAGGCTGCCAAGGCGCTGGGGCAGGCAGTCAGTGCGGCGATGCAGGACCTGAGCATGGCAGGCGGGCGTTTCGACGTCGCGCTCAATGCCTGCGAGCCGGCCGCCTATGGGATCGAACAGGTGGAATTTCTGGTGGCGGCGCATGCCGGCACTTCCGCGCGGCCGCTGGCCAAGGTCGCTTCGGGTGGTGAACTTGCGCGTATCTCGCTCGCCATTTCCGTCATTACCTCCAGCGCCACGGCAACGCCGACCCTCATCTTCGATGAAGTCGACAGTGGCATTGGTGGCGGCGTTGCCGAAGTGGTGGGGCGCCTGCTCAAGCGCCTGGGGCAGGATCGACAGGTATTGTGCGTTACGCATTTGCCGCAGGTCGCCAGCCAGGCCAACCAGCATTTTCAGGTCAGCAAGCGCAGCAGTGAAGGCCGGACGATGTCGAACATCGATGCACTGGACGCCAAGACGCGTATCGAAGAAATCGCCCGCATGCTGGGCGGTATCGAAATCACCGCGACCACGCGCAAGCATGCGCGCGAATTGTTGGCTTCCTGA
- the grpE gene encoding nucleotide exchange factor GrpE, translating into MQDQEKMQEQVEQSTQPQETVATEAPAPQVDNSLNEKLAAAEAKVAELQDAFLRAKADTENIRRRAQEDIAKAHKFAIESFAEALVPVKDSLEMALKLETPAVESLKEGVEMTLKQLSAAFERNRLLEINPMAGDKLDPMKHQAISMVPAEQDANTIVSVLQKGYMISDRLLRPALVTVAQ; encoded by the coding sequence ATGCAAGATCAAGAGAAAATGCAAGAACAGGTGGAACAGTCCACTCAGCCGCAAGAAACCGTGGCAACAGAAGCGCCGGCTCCGCAGGTCGACAATTCGCTGAATGAAAAGCTGGCCGCCGCGGAAGCCAAGGTTGCCGAGCTTCAGGATGCTTTTCTGAGAGCCAAGGCGGATACGGAAAATATCCGTCGCCGTGCGCAGGAAGATATCGCCAAGGCGCACAAGTTCGCGATCGAGAGCTTTGCTGAAGCGCTGGTGCCAGTGAAGGACAGCCTTGAAATGGCGTTGAAACTGGAAACGCCGGCGGTAGAGTCGCTCAAGGAAGGCGTTGAAATGACGCTGAAACAGTTGTCGGCCGCCTTTGAGCGTAATCGCTTGCTCGAAATCAACCCGATGGCGGGCGACAAACTCGACCCGATGAAGCATCAGGCTATTTCCATGGTTCCTGCGGAGCAGGACGCCAATACGATCGTCAGCGTACTGCAAAAAGGCTACATGATTTCGGATCGTTTGCTGCGCCCTGCACTGGTCACGGTAGCGCAGTAA
- the hemH gene encoding ferrochelatase: MRPNKEPSYKHGMIARTAVVLVNLGTPDAPTAPALRRYLRQFLSDPRVVEIPKAVWWFILNGIVLPFRSSKSAAKYASIWTKEGSPLRVHTEKQASLLRGYLGERGHDVQVVHAMRYGQPGLPEVLDKLKVDGCDRILVLPAYPQYSGTTTASIFDAVFKHYSRVRNVPELRLVKHYHDHEGYLLALKKAILTYWDMHGRPDKLVMSFHGVPKRTLMLGDPYHCECHKTARLLAAQLQLGAEEYVVTFQSRFGKAEWLQPYTAPTLKALAREGRRRVDVICPGFISDCLETLEEIAMEAKQDFLTAGGKEFHYIPCLNEDNAWISGMAEIAEQHMIGWPTVLTPLMRDDLRKEAEVSRQQATSLGARE, encoded by the coding sequence ATGCGTCCTAACAAGGAACCTTCTTACAAGCATGGCATGATCGCCAGAACGGCTGTCGTGCTGGTCAACCTCGGCACACCCGATGCACCGACGGCGCCAGCCTTGCGGCGCTATCTGAGGCAGTTCCTGTCCGACCCGCGCGTGGTCGAGATCCCCAAAGCGGTCTGGTGGTTCATTCTGAACGGCATCGTCCTGCCGTTCCGCTCGTCGAAATCGGCGGCCAAGTATGCTTCGATCTGGACCAAGGAGGGCTCGCCGCTCCGGGTCCACACCGAGAAGCAGGCCAGCCTCCTGCGCGGTTATCTGGGCGAGCGCGGTCACGACGTACAGGTCGTCCATGCAATGCGTTATGGCCAGCCCGGCTTGCCGGAAGTGCTGGATAAATTGAAGGTCGACGGCTGCGACCGCATTCTTGTCCTGCCCGCTTACCCGCAGTATTCCGGCACCACCACCGCTTCCATCTTCGATGCGGTATTCAAGCATTACTCGCGTGTGCGCAATGTTCCCGAACTGCGGCTGGTCAAGCATTATCACGACCACGAAGGCTATCTGCTGGCATTGAAAAAGGCGATTCTCACGTATTGGGATATGCATGGCCGACCCGACAAACTGGTGATGAGCTTTCATGGCGTGCCGAAACGCACGCTGATGCTGGGCGATCCGTATCATTGCGAATGCCACAAGACGGCACGTCTGCTCGCCGCCCAATTGCAGCTTGGCGCGGAGGAGTATGTGGTGACCTTCCAGTCGCGTTTCGGCAAGGCGGAATGGCTGCAACCGTATACCGCACCGACCTTGAAGGCGCTTGCAAGGGAAGGCAGGCGGCGCGTCGACGTGATTTGTCCAGGCTTTATCAGCGACTGCTTGGAGACGCTGGAAGAAATCGCGATGGAAGCGAAGCAAGACTTTCTTACTGCCGGCGGCAAGGAATTCCATTACATCCCTTGCCTGAACGAAGACAATGCCTGGATTTCAGGAATGGCTGAAATTGCCGAGCAACACATGATCGGATGGCCGACGGTGCTGACCCCACTGATGCGCGATGACCTGCGCAAGGAGGCGGAAGTCTCGCGTCAGCAAGCCACAAGTCTTGGCGCGCGCGAATAG